In one window of Paraflavitalea soli DNA:
- a CDS encoding peptidylprolyl isomerase: MKSLIIVLLLFAIGPAALAQKKTVAQIKAELEKATNGPLYVKDVLKKKFVIDTIVVRSTKRFVGLPDSLAYYGKVGKVYGPFHNSKTLVQILAKAPATFNHPGQIFLDTAVFSKHFADSLSDNIMLRIKQGKATFEDMARTYSMGGEGSINGDLGWIAVGYMLPQIEAELDKRKKGDIFKIWTANGVHIIRKLDEAKKDNGFALMMRVFL, from the coding sequence ATGAAATCGCTGATCATTGTATTGCTGCTCTTCGCCATTGGTCCAGCAGCTTTAGCTCAAAAGAAGACGGTGGCGCAGATAAAGGCCGAGTTGGAAAAAGCGACCAATGGTCCTTTGTATGTAAAGGATGTCCTGAAAAAGAAATTTGTGATCGATACCATCGTTGTCCGGAGCACGAAACGATTTGTTGGCCTGCCGGATAGCCTGGCTTATTATGGCAAAGTGGGCAAGGTATATGGTCCTTTCCACAATAGTAAAACGCTGGTACAGATACTGGCCAAAGCGCCCGCCACTTTCAATCACCCCGGCCAGATCTTCCTGGATACAGCGGTCTTTTCAAAGCATTTCGCCGATTCTTTGTCGGACAATATCATGCTGCGTATAAAACAGGGGAAAGCTACGTTTGAAGATATGGCGCGTACTTACTCCATGGGAGGAGAAGGGTCTATCAATGGCGACCTTGGCTGGATTGCCGTGGGATATATGTTACCCCAGATAGAAGCGGAATTGGACAAACGTAAAAAAGGTGACATCTTCAAAATATGGACGGCCAACGGTGTCCATATTATACGCAAGTTGGACGAAG
- the glmM gene encoding phosphoglucosamine mutase, giving the protein MALIKSISGIRGTIGGKSGDNLTPLDVVKFAAAYGSWLLDKKGSHCTVVIGRDGRISGSLVQQLVVNTLLGLGIDVVDIGLSTTPTVEMAVVWEKAAGGIIITASHNPKEWNALKLLNEDGEFISAADGAIVLDKASKEDFTFAQVEKLGTYKVLETTLQQHIDAVVSYPLVNAEDISKKKYKAVVDVINSTGALFVPPLLKALGVDVVLLNGEVTGKFAHNPEPLPENLTELSNAVRKHKADFGIAVDPDVDRLCFVCEDGSMFGEEYTLVAVADYVLSKKPGNSVSNMSSTKALKEVTLKHGGSYFPSAVGEVNVVTKMKAVDAVIGGEGNGGIIVPDFHYGRDALIGIGLFLSSLATHKNGMKSFRARYPDYFISKNKIELENGIDVKAIFERIQKKYKHQPVNTEDGLKIEFDSDWVHLRTSNTEPIIRIYAESNFETTANNIALRLMQDIKESL; this is encoded by the coding sequence GTGGCATTGATAAAAAGTATATCAGGTATTCGTGGAACAATTGGCGGTAAGAGCGGAGATAACCTCACTCCGTTGGATGTAGTAAAGTTTGCTGCCGCCTATGGCAGTTGGTTACTCGACAAAAAAGGATCCCATTGTACAGTAGTGATTGGCCGTGATGGCCGTATCAGCGGTTCGCTGGTGCAGCAACTGGTGGTCAATACGCTACTTGGACTGGGTATTGATGTTGTAGATATAGGCTTGTCTACTACGCCTACTGTAGAAATGGCAGTAGTGTGGGAAAAGGCAGCCGGCGGCATCATTATTACGGCTAGTCACAATCCCAAAGAATGGAATGCCCTGAAGCTCCTGAATGAGGATGGAGAATTCATTAGCGCTGCTGATGGCGCCATTGTATTGGACAAAGCCAGTAAGGAAGACTTTACGTTTGCCCAGGTAGAAAAACTAGGCACGTACAAGGTACTTGAAACCACCCTGCAACAACATATTGATGCTGTTGTGAGCTATCCACTGGTAAATGCAGAAGATATCAGTAAAAAGAAATACAAGGCGGTGGTGGATGTGATCAACTCTACCGGTGCGCTGTTTGTCCCTCCCCTGCTCAAAGCATTGGGGGTTGATGTGGTCTTGTTGAATGGAGAAGTTACCGGCAAGTTTGCCCACAACCCGGAACCATTACCGGAAAACCTTACTGAACTCAGCAATGCGGTGCGCAAACACAAAGCTGATTTTGGTATTGCGGTAGACCCGGATGTAGACCGCCTCTGCTTTGTGTGTGAAGATGGCAGCATGTTTGGTGAAGAATATACGCTGGTGGCTGTGGCCGACTATGTACTGAGCAAAAAACCAGGCAACTCGGTGAGCAATATGAGCAGTACCAAGGCGCTGAAAGAAGTAACCCTCAAGCATGGCGGCAGCTATTTCCCTTCAGCTGTAGGTGAAGTGAATGTGGTCACAAAAATGAAAGCAGTTGATGCTGTGATCGGCGGCGAGGGCAATGGCGGTATCATTGTTCCTGATTTCCATTATGGCCGTGATGCATTGATCGGCATTGGTCTATTCTTGAGCTCACTGGCTACACATAAGAATGGTATGAAGTCGTTCCGTGCCCGTTATCCCGACTATTTCATTTCCAAGAATAAGATCGAACTGGAGAACGGCATTGATGTGAAGGCCATCTTCGAGCGTATTCAAAAGAAATATAAGCACCAGCCTGTCAATACAGAAGATGGATTGAAGATCGAATTCGACAGTGACTGGGTGCATCTGCGCACTTCCAATACGGAACCTATCATCCGTATCTATGCGGAAAGCAATTTTGAAACAACGGCCAATAATATTGCACTGCGCCTGATGCAGGATATTAAGGAGTCGCTGTAG
- a CDS encoding LTA synthase family protein, whose translation MKRIIKLPTLIRWMLWTGFILLILFTLMRWGLYLFFNKQGNSLGELSKTFFLGLRFDLRTISIVLLIMLVIGSFRWLHPFVGQRGKRFWTIFLYIVVFLFLFLFVVDFAHYAYLVQRLNASVLNYLEDAGISLNMVWQSYPVIRLILGLAVSTWMVMWFIRRAWRRVNNRPERVTQRTRVISFIITFLVLGFFIFGRFNQYPLRWSDAFALGNDYKANLALNPFESFFNTLKFRNKYDEKKVKALYPVIAQYYNLPATDSVLNYERMVAPRAGGITSKPNIVLVICESFSAYKSSMWGNPLNTTPFFDSMSRNGLFFDRCFTPTYGTARGVWATITGTPDVEVPKTASRNPGAVDQHSIINDFAGYEKLYFLGGSASWANIRGLLTNNIIDLKLYEGEDFKSPTVDVWGISDKNLFLESNKVLAEQSKPFFAVIQTADNHRPYTIPQEDQATFKKVNVPLDSLQKYGFESLEELNAFRYTDFSYRTFIEAARKEKYFTNTIFVFIGDHGIPGNAGTMFPQAWTEQRLTSMHVPLLFYSPALIAPRRSSMISSQVDVLPTIAGLSNISYTNTTLGKDLLDSTTRPFAFIFDPDNNMSGVVKGDYFFRHQPKSGKDELFSITTNTLPGKDSLSEAAGRDMKQLTEALHETAKYLLLNNKKKH comes from the coding sequence ATGAAACGAATTATAAAGCTTCCGACCCTGATACGCTGGATGTTATGGACAGGATTTATCCTGTTGATACTGTTTACGCTGATGCGTTGGGGACTTTACCTGTTCTTTAATAAGCAGGGCAATTCGTTGGGCGAGCTGAGCAAGACCTTTTTCCTGGGCCTGCGGTTTGATCTCCGGACGATATCGATCGTCCTGCTGATCATGCTGGTGATCGGCAGCTTTCGCTGGCTCCATCCTTTTGTAGGTCAACGGGGGAAGCGGTTCTGGACCATTTTCCTATACATAGTGGTTTTCCTGTTCCTGTTTTTGTTTGTGGTGGATTTTGCGCACTATGCCTACCTGGTACAAAGGCTGAATGCGAGTGTGCTGAACTACCTGGAAGATGCCGGCATTTCGCTGAACATGGTATGGCAGTCTTACCCGGTGATCCGGCTTATACTGGGCCTGGCGGTGAGCACCTGGATGGTGATGTGGTTTATCCGCCGCGCCTGGCGGCGTGTGAACAACCGGCCGGAGCGCGTTACCCAAAGAACGAGGGTCATCAGTTTTATAATAACCTTCCTGGTACTGGGCTTTTTTATCTTTGGCCGGTTCAATCAATACCCGCTGCGCTGGAGTGATGCTTTTGCCCTGGGCAATGACTACAAGGCCAACCTGGCACTGAATCCTTTTGAATCTTTTTTCAATACGCTGAAGTTCCGCAACAAGTATGATGAGAAAAAAGTAAAGGCCTTGTATCCGGTCATCGCGCAGTATTATAACCTGCCGGCTACTGATTCTGTATTAAACTATGAAAGGATGGTGGCGCCACGTGCGGGCGGGATCACTTCAAAGCCCAATATTGTACTGGTGATCTGCGAATCCTTCAGTGCTTATAAAAGTTCTATGTGGGGCAATCCATTGAACACAACGCCCTTCTTCGATAGCATGAGCCGCAATGGGCTGTTCTTTGATCGTTGTTTTACGCCTACCTATGGTACGGCGCGTGGTGTGTGGGCTACCATAACCGGTACACCAGATGTGGAAGTGCCTAAAACGGCCAGCCGCAACCCCGGGGCAGTAGATCAGCATAGCATCATCAATGATTTTGCAGGCTATGAAAAATTGTACTTCCTGGGGGGAAGCGCCAGCTGGGCCAATATACGTGGGCTGCTCACGAATAATATTATTGACCTGAAACTATATGAAGGGGAAGATTTTAAATCACCTACAGTAGATGTATGGGGCATCAGTGATAAGAATCTTTTCCTCGAATCGAATAAGGTGCTGGCTGAGCAAAGCAAACCTTTCTTTGCGGTCATACAAACAGCGGATAACCATCGCCCCTATACTATTCCACAGGAAGACCAGGCAACTTTTAAGAAGGTTAATGTGCCACTTGACTCATTGCAAAAGTATGGTTTTGAAAGCCTGGAAGAATTGAATGCCTTCCGCTATACTGATTTCAGTTACCGCACCTTTATTGAAGCAGCGCGTAAGGAAAAGTATTTCACCAATACGATCTTTGTATTCATAGGAGATCACGGCATACCGGGCAATGCAGGGACTATGTTTCCCCAGGCCTGGACAGAACAGCGGCTAACTTCGATGCATGTACCTTTGCTGTTCTACAGTCCTGCACTGATCGCACCACGCCGTAGCAGTATGATCAGTTCACAAGTGGATGTATTACCAACGATCGCCGGACTATCAAACATTTCTTATACCAATACCACACTGGGCAAAGACCTGCTGGATTCAACCACACGTCCTTTTGCGTTTATCTTCGATCCTGATAATAATATGTCGGGGGTGGTAAAGGGAGATTATTTTTTCCGGCATCAGCCTAAATCGGGCAAGGATGAATTGTTTTCCATTACTACCAATACGCTCCCTGGCAAGGATTCACTGAGCGAAGCTGCCGGCCGGGATATGAAGCAGCTAACAGAAGCGCTGCATGAAACGGCCAAATACCTGTTGCTGAATAATAAGAAAAAGCATTAG
- a CDS encoding phosphatase PAP2 family protein, with the protein MIFDPAAGLLTFWQQIQPFDTWLLTHINQDWSSTFLDTVLPFMRETFFWIPLYLFLVLFVTMNFGLRGLWWLLGIVLTAALSDIISSQIIKQHVMRVRPCQDASVAQHIRFFINYCPKSSSFTSSHACSHFAQAMFFFLTLRTVLGRWTGLFFVWAFVIAYTQVYVGVHYPFDVFCGALIGCGIGFATGKLFNNKIGILRLA; encoded by the coding sequence ATGATATTTGATCCTGCCGCCGGCTTGTTAACATTCTGGCAACAAATACAACCCTTTGATACATGGCTACTTACCCATATTAACCAGGATTGGAGCAGCACCTTCCTGGATACTGTGCTCCCTTTTATGCGGGAAACCTTCTTCTGGATACCCCTTTATTTGTTCCTGGTGCTCTTTGTAACGATGAATTTTGGCCTCCGGGGTCTTTGGTGGTTATTGGGCATTGTATTGACGGCAGCGCTGAGCGATATCATCAGCAGCCAGATTATTAAGCAGCATGTAATGCGGGTTCGCCCCTGCCAGGATGCCTCCGTGGCCCAGCATATTCGCTTTTTCATCAATTATTGTCCTAAAAGCTCCAGTTTTACCTCTTCCCATGCCTGCAGCCATTTTGCCCAGGCAATGTTCTTTTTCCTTACCCTGCGCACTGTATTGGGGAGATGGACAGGCCTCTTCTTTGTCTGGGCCTTTGTAATTGCCTATACCCAGGTATATGTGGGGGTGCATTATCCCTTCGACGTGTTTTGTGGCGCCCTGATAGGCTGCGGTATCGGTTTTGCTACCGGTAAATTATTTAATAACAAGATCGGAATACTTAGATTAGCTTAG
- a CDS encoding hemolysin family protein yields MAEIFIILGLILLNGLFSMAEIALVSSRKARLEAQANKGDKRAQEALKLANHPDHFLSTVQIGITLIGILTGVYSGEQLKTDLVDYINRFESLRAYSNGIATTILVILITYFSLVLGELVPKRIGLSRPETIAKLVAGPMRIVSLITYPFIWLLTKSTSVIVSLLRIKAKDTQVTEEEIKAIISEGTEQGTIEEAEQEIIERIFHLGDRNITSLMTHRSDIIWFDVTDNEESIKDKIVTEPHSVYPICEDDLDNIKGMISLKDMYVTNDLTLFKQIMKPALFVPENVTAYNVLEKFKATRNHACFIVDEYGSVQGMITLNDILEAIVGGMPEPNELDYEIVERQDGSYLVDGQIPFYDFLDRFAKTEYMHEGEQEFDTLAGFILHKLERIPHTGDTLSWEGFRFEIIDMDAQRIDKVLVNISDAIKEEMEED; encoded by the coding sequence ATGGCAGAGATTTTTATAATACTTGGATTAATACTACTGAACGGATTATTTTCAATGGCTGAAATTGCACTGGTTTCTTCCCGAAAGGCCAGGCTGGAGGCGCAAGCCAATAAGGGCGATAAACGGGCACAGGAGGCTTTAAAGCTCGCCAATCACCCCGATCATTTCCTTTCTACGGTGCAGATCGGGATCACCCTCATCGGCATCCTGACGGGTGTGTACTCCGGCGAACAGTTAAAGACCGACCTGGTTGATTATATCAACCGGTTTGAATCCCTCAGGGCTTACAGCAATGGCATCGCCACCACCATACTGGTTATCCTGATCACTTATTTTTCATTGGTATTGGGCGAACTCGTCCCCAAACGCATTGGATTATCAAGACCCGAAACCATTGCCAAACTGGTAGCAGGGCCTATGCGCATTGTAAGCCTGATCACCTATCCCTTCATCTGGCTCCTGACCAAATCTACCAGCGTTATTGTAAGCCTCTTGCGCATCAAGGCCAAAGATACCCAGGTTACAGAAGAAGAGATCAAGGCCATCATCAGTGAAGGAACCGAACAAGGTACCATTGAAGAAGCAGAGCAGGAGATCATTGAACGCATTTTCCACCTCGGCGATCGCAACATCACCTCCCTGATGACACACCGCAGTGATATCATCTGGTTTGATGTGACCGACAACGAAGAATCCATCAAGGATAAGATCGTTACTGAGCCTCATTCAGTATATCCCATTTGCGAAGACGACCTCGATAATATCAAGGGCATGATATCCTTAAAGGATATGTATGTGACCAATGACCTTACCTTGTTCAAACAGATCATGAAACCGGCCCTCTTTGTGCCGGAAAATGTGACCGCCTATAATGTATTGGAAAAATTCAAAGCTACCAGGAACCATGCCTGCTTCATTGTAGATGAATATGGCAGCGTGCAGGGCATGATCACCCTCAACGATATCCTGGAGGCAATCGTAGGCGGTATGCCCGAACCCAATGAACTGGATTATGAGATCGTGGAAAGACAGGATGGCTCTTACCTGGTAGATGGACAAATACCTTTCTATGACTTCCTCGACCGGTTTGCAAAAACAGAATATATGCATGAAGGTGAGCAGGAGTTTGATACCCTCGCCGGCTTTATCTTACACAAACTGGAACGTATTCCACATACCGGTGATACCCTTTCCTGGGAGGGCTTCCGCTTTGAGATCATAGACATGGACGCACAACGGATCGATAAAGTACTTGTCAATATCTCCGATGCCATCAAAGAAGAAATGGAAGAAGATTAA